In Trichocoleus sp. FACHB-46, one genomic interval encodes:
- a CDS encoding ParB N-terminal domain-containing protein has product MAKRDRLDVDSFFSEVDQTQEVYNLREQIQLLEQQLNQQISHEQTLMAEIEQLRSDSQNLDHPQLQSQISQLREHLKQNQGTIQYSVQEIYPNPNQPRKTFTEEVEAMSLSLQQEGQLDPIILFEDGMLFDGECRWRAATHLGWDAIEAVFTTKPADSRILRRKAYLTNLHRRGLNALDKAETIVAIACDEVPELPPEEVPRIINRVLTRLKRKKQSLGERLHLQPHEQQKAVLEQLEIDSTELEVFLILLGLQEHPASLNRNIFPALNLASDLKAAVRGQGLGCAQALILNRLSASDLGISERQCLKLRNKGIKTVLSQNLSATQTQQWVTQEKAKYLQNSSSTPRDKRVDRFLSSVQRFNLAEIEASAEQLQELQQTLENTLEQVKHLLK; this is encoded by the coding sequence GTGGCAAAGCGCGATCGGCTCGACGTGGATAGTTTTTTTTCTGAAGTTGACCAAACTCAGGAGGTTTACAATTTACGGGAACAAATTCAATTGCTCGAACAGCAACTGAATCAGCAGATTTCTCACGAGCAAACACTGATGGCTGAGATCGAACAGCTGCGATCCGATTCTCAGAACCTAGATCACCCACAGTTACAAAGTCAGATCAGCCAACTGCGGGAGCATTTGAAACAAAACCAGGGTACGATTCAATATTCAGTTCAAGAGATTTATCCCAACCCAAATCAACCTCGGAAGACGTTTACGGAAGAAGTTGAGGCGATGTCCCTCTCCCTACAACAAGAGGGACAGCTCGATCCGATCATTCTGTTTGAAGATGGAATGTTGTTTGACGGCGAGTGTCGGTGGCGAGCTGCAACCCATTTAGGATGGGACGCGATCGAAGCTGTTTTTACCACGAAACCTGCCGATTCAAGGATATTACGTCGTAAAGCTTATCTCACCAATTTGCATCGACGTGGCTTGAATGCCCTCGACAAAGCGGAAACAATAGTTGCGATCGCTTGTGATGAAGTCCCTGAACTTCCTCCTGAAGAGGTGCCACGCATTATTAATCGAGTTTTAACTCGGTTGAAACGCAAAAAGCAAAGTTTAGGAGAGCGTCTACACTTACAGCCTCATGAACAACAAAAAGCGGTTCTGGAGCAACTTGAAATTGATTCAACTGAGCTAGAAGTTTTTTTGATTCTCCTAGGACTACAGGAGCATCCAGCCTCTTTGAACCGCAACATTTTTCCAGCATTAAACCTTGCTTCTGACCTGAAAGCAGCGGTTCGTGGTCAAGGCCTGGGCTGTGCTCAGGCCTTGATTCTAAACCGACTTTCTGCATCAGATCTCGGGATTTCAGAACGGCAATGTTTAAAGCTCCGTAATAAAGGCATCAAAACTGTTCTGAGCCAAAATCTTTCAGCCACTCAAACACAACAGTGGGTTACGCAAGAAAAAGCCAAATACTTACAAAATTCTAGTTCAACTCCTAGAGATAAGCGAGTCGATCGCTTTTTATCTAGCGTTCAACGGTTCAATCTGGCTGAGATTGAGGCTTCAGCCGAACAGTTACAAGAACTTCAGCAGACTCTTGAAAACACGCTT